GAAGTGATCCGCGCCGACAGCTGCGTGTTGCGGTAATACACCGCGTTCACCGGCTGGCGCACGTCCACCGTTTCCTTCGCCAGCACCTGCACCAGCGCGCCGCTCGCGCGGTCGGCGCTGGTCATGAAATCCGCAAGACACACGATGCCCGCGCCGGCGAGCGCGAGCTGGCGCAGCGTTTCGCCGCTCGATGCGGCGAGCGTGGGCACGATGGGCCATTCGTCGCCGTGGATGCCGTTCTCGCCGCGCAGCGGCCAGCGGTTGAGCGACTCGGGCTGGGTGAAACCCAGCAGCGCGTGATCGGCAAGATCCGTCACCTTGCGCGGCTTGCCGTGCGCCTCCAGGTACGCCGGGCTCGCAAGCACGCGCAGGCGGTGCGAGCCGAGCGGCCGTGCATGCAGCGTGGAGTCGCGCAGCGGGCCGATGCGGATCGCGATGTCGGTGCGGCGCTCCAGGAGGTCGATGGGCAGGTCGTCGGTGTCCAGCTCCAGGCTGATCTGCGGATAGAGCTTCCGGAACTCGGGCACCAGCGGCACGATGGCATGCAGCATGAACGGCGAGGCGGCGTTCACGCGCAGCCGCCCGGCCGGTTGCTCGCGGCGCGCGGCCATCTGCTCTTCGGCGTCGTCGATGGCATCGAGGATCGCGCGGGTGCGCTGCAGGAAGGCCGCGCCTTCCTCGGTGAGTTCCAGGCGCCGCGTGGTGCGGCGCATCAGCGTGGTGTCGAGCTTCTGCTCGAGCCGGCTGAGCGCGCGGCTGATGCCCGAGACCGTGTGCCCGAGCTGCTCGGCCGCGGCGGTGATCGAGCCGGTATCCACCACCGTGCGGAACGCGACGAGTTCTTCGATGGTGGTTTTCATGGGGCCGGGCTCAGC
This region of Variovorax sp. RKNM96 genomic DNA includes:
- a CDS encoding LysR family transcriptional regulator, giving the protein MKTTIEELVAFRTVVDTGSITAAAEQLGHTVSGISRALSRLEQKLDTTLMRRTTRRLELTEEGAAFLQRTRAILDAIDDAEEQMAARREQPAGRLRVNAASPFMLHAIVPLVPEFRKLYPQISLELDTDDLPIDLLERRTDIAIRIGPLRDSTLHARPLGSHRLRVLASPAYLEAHGKPRKVTDLADHALLGFTQPESLNRWPLRGENGIHGDEWPIVPTLAASSGETLRQLALAGAGIVCLADFMTSADRASGALVQVLAKETVDVRQPVNAVYYRNTQLSARITSFLDFLSQRMT